A single region of the Triticum dicoccoides isolate Atlit2015 ecotype Zavitan chromosome 2B, WEW_v2.0, whole genome shotgun sequence genome encodes:
- the LOC119368629 gene encoding uncharacterized protein LOC119368629, producing MEWHAWLSSARLDPALVHEYALVLARNELEAADAAYFDHDFLRSMGIDVAKHRLEILKLARPGPGPGERGRRRTSSSAAPLSGLVAAVGRVARYVRALVRLRGEESSSSTALVLVPSQQQQPDSHVDVGRSSFGHCKAPKRTRSMPKAPGTTCARSSAARATRPAGGCRGAATVHAMRDAESGGETVQWECLFQDLNPN from the coding sequence ATGGAGTGGCACGCGTGGCTGTCGTCGGCGCGGCTGGACCCGGCGCTGGTGCACGAGTACGCGCTGGTGCTGGCGCGCAACGAGCTGGAGGCCGCCGACGCCGCCTACTTCGACCACGACTTCCTCCGCAGCATGGGCATCGACGTCGCCAAGCACCGCCTCGAGATCCTCAAGCTCGCGCGCCCTGGCCCCGGCCCCGGAGAGCGGGGCCGCCGCCGTACGTCCTCCTCCGCGGCGCCGCTCTCGGGCCTTGTGGCCGCCGTCGGCCGCGTCGCCAGGTACGTGCGCGCGCTCGTCCGCCTCCGCGGGGAGGAGTCGTCGTCGTCCACGGCACTCGTGCTGGTCCCGAGCCAGCAGCAGCAGCCTGACAGCCACGTCGACGTGGGCCGCTCGAGCTTCGGGCACTGCAAGGCGCCGAAGCGGACCAGGTCCATGCCCAAGGCGCCAGGTACGACGTGCGCGCGCTCGTCCGCCGCGAGGGCCACGCGCCCGGCCGGCGGGTGCAGGGGCGCCGCGACGGTGCACGCCATGAGGGACGCCGAGAGCGGCGGCGAGACGGTCCAGTGGGAATGCCTGTTCCAGGACCTCAACCCCAACTGA